The sequence GATTGGCGTAGCTTGCATTGGTAATATAACACTTATTACCGTTAATAACCCATTTATCCCCTTTATCCTCTGCAGTGGTTTGGGTTCCACCTGCATCGGAACCTGCATTAGGTTCAGTCAGGCCGAAAGCGCCAAATGATTCCCCTGTACAGATTGGCGTTAAGTATTCCTGCTTTTGTTCATGAGAACCAAATAGGTTAATGGGGGCTCCCCCCAGAGAAATATGAGCAGAGTACGTAATACCTGTCGACGCACAAGCCCGGCTTAGCTCTTCGGTTACAATTGCGAAACTGACCGTATCGGCGCCTGCCCCCCCATATTCCTCGGGAAACGGAAGTCCCATCATACCCAGATCAGAAAGCTTCTTGAAAATTTCTTTAGGAAACTCCTTTGTGCGGTCCCGGTCCAACGCACCAGGTGCCACTTCTTCTTCAGCAAATTCCCTGATTGTCTTTTTAATCATTGTTTGTTCTTGTGTTAAGTCAAAATTCATCCTTATCCCCCTTGTCTAACTTTGATGACTGAAAGCCCTAACTCCATTTCCATAATAGCGCTTTCAAACATAATCACTGCACTCTATGAATGCGCTCTCATTCTTATTATAAAAGGGAATGGTGAATTTTCTCAACTTTAAAAAACTTTTAAATTTTCAGAAGTTATAGTAATATATAAATAATTAGTAGGGTTCCACTGCGTAACCTGAAAGCGAAAATAACTCAGCCTCTATTTCCAACCTGCACTTTTCCAAAGGAAACTGTTCAAAAATAAGGTTATGTACATTCCGAAAGAACTCCCAGCGAATAACTCTCCTGTTATTTCTATGGAGGGGAGAAGAAGTATACAAGTGGTAGCCATATACAAGAGTAGAGGAGACAATTGTTTCTTAGTATAATAAATTCCTATTCCTACTATTAATCCGACAAAACTTGCCAAAATCGTTGTTTGCAAAACGATTGACAATTCAGTAAAATAAATGACAAATAATGAAATTATCAAATCGCACAGGTTGAAAATAAGTTTCTCGTTTGGGCATTCTTTTGATCATTGTGTTTTTCCTTCGGTATACAATGCAAGGAGATGATCACATTAGTGCTCTGGCAGCATGTTGGTTTGCTTCCAAAAATGTATTTTATTTACAATCAATTCTTTTCTTGAATCTCTTTCTGTATTCACAATTGCCACACCTTTAGCAGATGAATCCTTTAGCTACATTCGTCAAAGGTGATAAAAAACCCTTTAATTTGGGCAAAAAAAAACCACCTCTACGCATAATAGAGGCAGCAAATGGGTTCTATTCCAAAAAGTCTTTTAATCGTTTGCTTCTGCTTGGATGACGCAGTTTTCTAAGAGCTTTTGCTTCTATCTGACGAATACGCTCCCGTGTTACACCGAAGACCTTTCCTACTTCTTCAAGCGTACGTGTCCTGCCATCATCCAGACCAAAGCGTAAACGAAGAACATTTTCTTCACGATCTGTTAAAGTATCCAGTACATCTTCAAGCTGTTCTTTTAAAAGTTCGTAAGCAGCATGTTCTGAAGGAGATTGAGCTTCTGCATCTTCAATGAAGTCACCAAGATGAGAATCGTCTTCTTCACCAATCGGTGTTTCAAGGGATACCGGCTCTTGAGCAATTTTAAGAATTTCCCGAACCTTTTCAGGTGTCAAATCCATTTCTTCTGCGATTTCTTCCGGTGCCGGTTCACGCCCTAAGTCTTGTAATAGTTGTCTTTGAACGCGAATCAGTTTGTTAATGGTTTCCACCATATGAACCGGGATACGAATCGTTCTGGCCTGATCAGCGATAGCACGTGTGATGGCTTGGCGAATCCACCAAGTTGCATACGTACTGAATTTGTACCCCTTGCGGTAATCAAACTTTTCTACCGCTTTAATCAGACCCATATTCCCTTCCTGGATAAGGTCCAGGAATAGCATACCGCGACCGACGTAACGCTTAGCGATACTGACAACCAGTCTTAAGTTCGCTTCAGCGAGACGTCGTTTAGCTTCCTCATCGCCCTCTTCAATTCTCTTGGCTAGATTTATCTCTTCCTCTGCAGATAAAAGGTCGACTCTTCCGATTTCTTTCAGATACATACGAACCGGATCATTTATTTTAACCCCTGGAGGAACACTTAAATCATTCAGATTGAATTCTTCTTCCTCTTCCTTCTCTAACTCCGTGGCACCCGGATCATCATCTTCGTCGTTTTCATTGATGATTTCTACACCCTGTTCACCTAATTGTTCGTAAAATTCATCCATTTGATCTGAATCCAACTCGAACCCTGATAATTTATCAGCAATATCTTCGTATGTGAGGACTCCTCTTTTTTTACCTTGGTTAACTAAAAATTCTTTCACCTGATCAACAGTTAATTCTGACGC is a genomic window of Rossellomorea sp. y25 containing:
- the rpoD gene encoding RNA polymerase sigma factor RpoD, with the translated sequence MAEKSARSKQIASELTVDQVKEFLVNQGKKRGVLTYEDIADKLSGFELDSDQMDEFYEQLGEQGVEIINENDEDDDPGATELEKEEEEEFNLNDLSVPPGVKINDPVRMYLKEIGRVDLLSAEEEINLAKRIEEGDEEAKRRLAEANLRLVVSIAKRYVGRGMLFLDLIQEGNMGLIKAVEKFDYRKGYKFSTYATWWIRQAITRAIADQARTIRIPVHMVETINKLIRVQRQLLQDLGREPAPEEIAEEMDLTPEKVREILKIAQEPVSLETPIGEEDDSHLGDFIEDAEAQSPSEHAAYELLKEQLEDVLDTLTDREENVLRLRFGLDDGRTRTLEEVGKVFGVTRERIRQIEAKALRKLRHPSRSKRLKDFLE